In Brevundimonas sp. SGAir0440, one DNA window encodes the following:
- a CDS encoding cytochrome P450 produces the protein MADGTTPFRPAIPPRRAGKPLSLLPFLWISWRDPIQMWSERHFTEPQLHGSSAFGEILVVSHPEGVRHVLTENAANYVKGDLQRRVLGPMLAEGLLLTEGEVWRRARRILAPLFTPAKMATLNARMAEVCHARVAAWSLSARGRVLDIDSEMSGLTFDILSATMFSDELGGEARGFERALNQFLANGARIDPLDVLGAPDWAPRLGRLASFRSARFFEQRVTRLVEARRARMESGDAPPDDLLSALLLAKDENGGPGLTDEEVAANILTFILAGHETTARALGWTLHLLSRQPEYLARLQAEADAFDASDTKWAEALPWTRAALEETMRLFPPAPTMARKALADDEIGGQTIKAGATVIISPWILQRHKLLWDDPDAFRPERFLPENRKAIDRYAYIPFSAGPRVCIGAAFALQEAMIALAAILRVADVEALTTVEPRPVHQITLRSRDPMRLRLRARRKG, from the coding sequence ATGGCCGACGGAACGACACCCTTCCGCCCTGCGATACCGCCCCGGCGCGCGGGCAAGCCGCTGTCGCTGCTGCCCTTCCTGTGGATCAGCTGGCGCGATCCGATCCAGATGTGGTCCGAGCGGCATTTCACCGAGCCGCAACTGCATGGGTCCTCGGCCTTTGGCGAAATCCTGGTGGTCAGCCATCCCGAGGGGGTGCGTCATGTCCTGACCGAGAACGCCGCCAACTATGTGAAAGGCGATCTGCAACGTCGTGTGCTGGGGCCGATGCTGGCTGAGGGCCTGCTGCTGACCGAGGGCGAGGTCTGGCGTCGCGCTCGGCGTATCCTCGCGCCGCTGTTCACCCCCGCCAAGATGGCGACCCTGAACGCCCGGATGGCCGAAGTCTGTCATGCGCGCGTGGCCGCCTGGTCGCTGTCGGCGCGCGGGCGGGTGCTGGATATCGACAGCGAGATGTCGGGCCTCACCTTCGACATTCTGTCGGCGACCATGTTCTCGGACGAGCTGGGCGGCGAGGCTCGCGGGTTCGAGCGGGCGTTGAACCAGTTCCTGGCCAATGGCGCGCGCATCGATCCGCTGGACGTGCTGGGCGCGCCGGACTGGGCTCCGCGCCTGGGTCGCCTGGCCAGTTTCCGCTCCGCCCGCTTCTTCGAACAGCGCGTGACCCGGCTGGTCGAGGCCCGCCGCGCCCGGATGGAGAGCGGCGACGCGCCGCCCGACGACCTGCTCAGCGCGCTTCTGTTGGCGAAGGATGAGAACGGCGGTCCCGGCCTGACCGACGAAGAGGTCGCGGCCAACATCCTGACCTTCATCCTGGCGGGACACGAGACCACGGCCCGCGCCCTGGGCTGGACCCTGCATCTCCTGTCGCGCCAGCCCGAGTATCTGGCCCGGCTCCAGGCCGAGGCGGACGCCTTCGACGCCTCCGATACCAAATGGGCCGAGGCCCTGCCCTGGACCCGCGCCGCGCTGGAGGAGACGATGCGCCTGTTTCCGCCCGCTCCGACCATGGCCCGCAAGGCCCTGGCCGACGACGAGATCGGCGGACAGACGATCAAGGCCGGCGCCACCGTCATCATCTCGCCCTGGATTTTGCAACGTCACAAGCTGCTGTGGGACGATCCCGACGCCTTCCGGCCCGAGCGCTTCCTGCCCGAGAACCGCAAGGCCATCGATCGCTACGCCTACATCCCCTTCAGCGCCGGACCCCGCGTCTGCATCGGCGCCGCCTTCGCCCTGCAGGAGGCGATGATCGCGCTCGCCGCCATCCTTCGCGTCGCCGATGTCGAAGCCCTGACCACGGTCGAACCCCGCCCGGTCCACCAGATCACCTTGCGCAGCCGCGACCCCATGCGATTGCGGCTGCGGGCGCGGCGCAAGGGCTGA
- a CDS encoding 5-formyltetrahydrofolate cyclo-ligase → MIQDKHELRSAARALRKRLAQADPLAASRAADHADALPTAQVVALYRAMGSELDTDALAAALEAAGRRLCLPVVVQRDAPMAFRAWSPGEPLELDAAGCPAPLPLAEVVLPDLILTPLLAFDDQGGRLGQGGGYYDRTFAARPDAIRIGFAYAGQRVEPLALEPHDIRLHGVLTETGYTAFE, encoded by the coding sequence ATGATCCAGGACAAGCACGAACTTCGATCGGCCGCCCGCGCCTTGCGCAAGCGTCTGGCCCAGGCCGATCCGCTGGCCGCCAGCCGGGCGGCGGACCATGCCGATGCGCTTCCCACCGCCCAGGTCGTCGCGCTCTATCGCGCCATGGGGTCGGAGCTGGACACCGACGCCCTGGCCGCGGCGCTGGAAGCGGCAGGCCGGCGGCTGTGCCTGCCGGTCGTGGTCCAGCGCGACGCGCCGATGGCGTTCCGCGCCTGGTCGCCCGGCGAGCCGCTGGAACTGGACGCCGCCGGATGCCCCGCGCCGCTGCCGTTGGCCGAGGTCGTCCTGCCGGACCTGATCCTGACGCCGCTGCTGGCCTTTGACGATCAGGGCGGACGCCTGGGGCAGGGCGGCGGCTATTATGACCGGACCTTCGCCGCGCGACCCGACGCCATCCGCATCGGTTTCGCCTATGCCGGCCAAAGGGTCGAACCGCTGGCGTTGGAGCCTCACGACATTCGACTGCATGGCGTTCTGACCGAGACCGGCTATACGGCTTTCGAATGA
- a CDS encoding Tat pathway signal protein — translation MSKPHTDRIVPASGQQMDRSNDPETTAEMDAAAPEAALTSRRQGLTGSAVGVGSVGFDETGAFDVGADDHAPQDDAVTDKP, via the coding sequence GTGAGCAAACCGCACACCGACCGCATCGTCCCGGCCTCGGGCCAGCAGATGGATCGTTCCAACGATCCTGAAACGACCGCAGAGATGGACGCCGCAGCGCCTGAAGCGGCTCTGACCAGCCGTCGTCAGGGGCTGACCGGCTCGGCCGTCGGGGTCGGCAGCGTCGGCTTCGACGAAACCGGCGCCTTCGACGTGGGCGCCGATGACCACGCGCCTCAGGACGACGCAGTCACCGACAAGCCTTGA
- a CDS encoding DUF305 domain-containing protein has protein sequence MIRVLAPLALLGLLSACDGGGDPVEQALRDTSAAHQAAAARTTEQMQAAGHAGHAMGGPTPGVTPGDRAFAASEAEMLRKMAAASGQTIEQAYVAKMIAHHEGAVAMAKVALRDSRDPEIRRMAQSVVDTQTREIAEMKAWAPTAQ, from the coding sequence ATGATCCGCGTTTTGGCGCCGCTCGCGCTGCTGGGCTTGCTGAGCGCCTGCGACGGCGGCGGCGATCCGGTGGAGCAGGCGCTGCGCGACACCTCGGCCGCCCATCAGGCCGCGGCGGCGCGCACGACCGAACAGATGCAGGCCGCCGGTCATGCCGGTCACGCCATGGGCGGCCCTACGCCCGGCGTCACCCCTGGAGATCGGGCCTTCGCCGCCTCCGAGGCCGAGATGCTCCGGAAGATGGCCGCCGCCTCGGGTCAGACGATCGAGCAGGCCTATGTCGCCAAGATGATCGCCCACCACGAAGGCGCTGTCGCCATGGCCAAGGTCGCCCTGCGCGACAGCCGCGACCCCGAAATCCGCCGCATGGCCCAGAGCGTCGTCGACACCCAGACGCGCGAGATCGCCGAGATGAAGGCCTGGGCGCCGACCGCGCAATAG
- the purL gene encoding phosphoribosylformylglycinamidine synthase subunit PurL, whose protein sequence is MSAPEKTPQKSMAELAAEYGLAPNEYQVVLDRLGREPNHVELGVFSVMWSEHCSYKSSKIHLGKFPTTGERVICGPGENAGVIDIDDGDACIFKMESHNHPSYIEPYQGAATGVGGIMRDVFTMGARPVALLNALRFGDPSHEKTKRLVKGVVSGIGGYGNCVGVPTVAGETNFHKGYNGNILVNAMCVGLARADEIYYSAAPEAGHDVVYFGSKTGRDGIHGATMSSTEFDDESEAKRPTVQVGDPFAEKLLIEATLELMASGAVAAIQDMGAAGLTSSSVEMAGKGGVGIELNLDKVPQRETGMTAYEMMLSESQERMLAVLKPGYEDVGYRIFQKWGLDFAIIGKTTDTGHLVLKHHGETVCDVPLAPLFDDAPLYDRPWVQPELQPKLNHADIPAPENWADAVMKVVACPDMASKRWIWEQYDRHVMADTLQDSSTGADAGVVRVHGTDKGLAVTSDCTPRYVQNDPYEGGKQAVAEAWRNLTAVGSRPIAITDNLNFGNPQRPEIMGQIVRAIDGMAEACRELVFPVVSGNVSLYNETNGVAIPPTPTVGAVGLLPNYDVVTGFSTMAEGDALVLIGETQGELGASIYLREVLGREDGAPPPVDLKLEKKTGDFVRDLIEAGELTVVHDLSDGGLIGAAADLALASDVGVTLDASSAAHAHIFLFGEDQARYLVAVPDADAIIAKAREAGLHASVVGHAGGTAFASKGEKGELFSIPLAHLREWHEGWMPGWLGDAA, encoded by the coding sequence ATGAGCGCTCCTGAAAAGACCCCCCAGAAGTCGATGGCCGAACTGGCCGCCGAATACGGCCTGGCCCCTAATGAATATCAGGTCGTTCTCGACCGGCTGGGGCGCGAGCCCAACCATGTCGAGCTGGGCGTCTTTTCGGTCATGTGGTCCGAGCACTGCTCCTACAAGTCCTCAAAGATCCACCTGGGCAAGTTCCCCACGACCGGAGAGCGCGTCATCTGCGGGCCGGGCGAGAACGCCGGGGTGATCGACATCGACGACGGCGACGCCTGCATCTTCAAGATGGAGAGCCACAACCACCCCTCCTACATCGAGCCCTATCAGGGTGCGGCGACGGGCGTGGGCGGCATCATGCGCGACGTCTTCACCATGGGCGCGCGCCCGGTGGCCCTGCTGAACGCCCTGCGTTTCGGCGATCCCAGCCATGAGAAGACCAAGCGCCTGGTCAAGGGCGTGGTCTCCGGCATCGGCGGCTATGGCAACTGCGTCGGCGTGCCGACGGTCGCCGGCGAGACCAACTTCCACAAGGGTTACAACGGCAACATCCTGGTCAACGCCATGTGCGTGGGCCTGGCCCGCGCCGACGAAATCTATTATTCGGCCGCGCCGGAAGCAGGCCATGACGTCGTCTATTTCGGCTCCAAGACCGGCCGCGACGGCATCCACGGCGCCACCATGTCCTCGACCGAATTCGACGACGAGTCGGAGGCCAAGCGCCCCACGGTTCAGGTCGGGGACCCCTTCGCCGAAAAGCTGCTGATCGAGGCGACGCTGGAGCTGATGGCCTCGGGCGCCGTCGCCGCCATTCAGGACATGGGCGCGGCGGGCTTGACCTCCTCCTCCGTCGAAATGGCGGGCAAGGGCGGCGTCGGCATCGAACTGAACCTCGATAAGGTGCCGCAGCGCGAAACCGGCATGACGGCCTATGAGATGATGCTGTCGGAAAGCCAGGAGCGGATGCTGGCGGTGCTGAAGCCCGGCTATGAAGATGTCGGCTATCGCATCTTCCAGAAGTGGGGCCTGGACTTCGCCATCATCGGCAAGACCACCGACACCGGCCATCTGGTGCTGAAGCATCACGGCGAAACCGTCTGCGACGTGCCCTTGGCGCCGCTGTTCGACGACGCGCCCTTGTACGACCGCCCGTGGGTTCAGCCGGAGCTTCAGCCCAAGCTGAATCACGCCGACATTCCCGCGCCCGAAAATTGGGCCGATGCGGTGATGAAGGTCGTCGCCTGCCCCGACATGGCCTCCAAGCGGTGGATTTGGGAACAATACGACCGCCACGTCATGGCCGACACGCTGCAGGACTCCTCGACCGGCGCCGACGCCGGCGTGGTGCGTGTGCATGGCACGGACAAGGGTCTGGCCGTCACCTCGGACTGCACCCCCCGCTATGTCCAGAACGACCCCTATGAGGGCGGCAAGCAGGCGGTGGCCGAGGCCTGGCGCAACCTGACCGCCGTGGGTTCGCGCCCCATCGCCATCACCGACAATCTGAACTTCGGCAACCCGCAGCGCCCGGAGATCATGGGCCAGATCGTGCGCGCCATCGACGGCATGGCCGAGGCCTGCCGCGAACTGGTCTTCCCGGTCGTGAGCGGAAACGTGTCGCTGTATAACGAGACCAACGGCGTCGCCATTCCGCCGACCCCGACCGTCGGCGCCGTTGGTCTGCTGCCCAACTACGACGTCGTGACCGGCTTCTCGACCATGGCCGAGGGCGATGCGCTGGTTCTGATCGGCGAGACCCAGGGCGAACTGGGCGCGTCCATCTATTTGCGCGAGGTCCTGGGCCGCGAGGACGGCGCCCCGCCGCCCGTCGATCTGAAGCTCGAAAAGAAGACCGGCGACTTCGTGCGCGACTTGATCGAGGCGGGCGAGCTGACGGTGGTTCACGACCTCTCGGACGGCGGCCTGATCGGCGCCGCCGCCGATCTGGCGCTGGCCTCCGACGTCGGGGTCACCCTGGACGCCTCCAGCGCGGCCCACGCCCACATCTTCCTGTTCGGCGAGGACCAGGCCCGCTACCTGGTCGCCGTGCCGGACGCCGACGCCATCATCGCCAAGGCGCGCGAGGCGGGTCTGCACGCTTCGGTCGTCGGTCATGCGGGCGGAACCGCCTTCGCCTCCAAGGGAGAAAAGGGCGAACTGTTCAGCATCCCCCTCGCCCACCTGCGCGAATGGCACGAAGGCTGGATGCCGGGTTGGCTGGGCGACGCCGCATGA
- a CDS encoding glycosyltransferase family 4 protein, which produces MRTAVLLPPGCLFSEAQPNSMETVVRTMAGVDQDGETRIFCCQGADDGVSTAVDALPAGRTRMRTLIERMRAFRPDVIEHHQQVKQALAVQQALPDTSHLLYRHNALRLPRHPIDRWRYRARYERLDGLVFVSVAERDAFVRTFPDLHDRAFAVPNPIDAGAWLASPEDRQPVIAFAGRAMPEKGVDVLCIALPAVLEAHPDWRAVLMLNDWDDHERWAARHVAPLARYGDRVEVLKSAPLGEVRRRMQTAAIALTPSVWDEPFGLTAIEAHAAGAALISSGRGGLREASGPHALYVDAVTPKTLAAAMDRLISSPEERLALARSAQAYVLANHTPERRAAELKAVRQTVIDRRRARQTTGIV; this is translated from the coding sequence TTGCGCACCGCCGTCCTGCTCCCTCCGGGATGCCTGTTCTCCGAAGCCCAGCCGAACTCTATGGAGACGGTGGTGCGGACGATGGCGGGCGTCGATCAGGACGGCGAGACTCGCATCTTCTGTTGTCAGGGCGCGGACGACGGCGTGTCGACGGCCGTGGACGCCCTGCCGGCGGGGCGCACCCGCATGCGCACCCTGATCGAGCGGATGCGCGCCTTTCGGCCCGATGTGATCGAACATCATCAACAGGTGAAACAGGCGCTGGCGGTGCAGCAGGCCCTGCCCGACACGTCCCACCTGCTCTATCGCCACAACGCCCTGCGCCTGCCCCGCCACCCCATCGACCGCTGGCGTTATCGGGCGCGCTATGAGCGGCTGGACGGCCTGGTCTTCGTCAGCGTGGCGGAGCGGGACGCCTTCGTGCGCACCTTTCCCGATCTGCACGACCGGGCGTTCGCCGTGCCCAACCCCATCGACGCCGGCGCCTGGCTGGCGTCGCCCGAGGATCGACAGCCGGTCATCGCCTTCGCCGGGCGCGCCATGCCGGAGAAGGGCGTCGATGTGCTGTGCATCGCCCTGCCCGCGGTTCTGGAAGCCCACCCCGACTGGCGCGCCGTGCTGATGCTGAACGACTGGGACGACCACGAGCGCTGGGCGGCCCGGCATGTCGCGCCGTTGGCGAGGTATGGCGACCGGGTGGAGGTGCTGAAGTCCGCGCCCTTGGGCGAAGTGCGGCGACGAATGCAGACGGCGGCCATCGCCCTGACGCCGTCCGTCTGGGACGAGCCGTTCGGCCTGACGGCGATCGAGGCCCACGCGGCAGGCGCAGCCCTGATCTCGTCCGGCCGCGGCGGCCTGCGCGAAGCCAGCGGGCCGCACGCCCTCTATGTCGATGCGGTGACGCCGAAGACATTGGCGGCGGCGATGGATCGGCTGATCTCGTCGCCCGAGGAGCGGCTGGCTCTGGCGCGATCCGCCCAGGCCTATGTGCTGGCGAACCATACGCCCGAGCGCCGCGCGGCCGAGCTGAAGGCCGTCCGTCAGACCGTGATCGACCGTCGCCGGGCGCGTCAGACGACCGGGATCGTCTGA
- a CDS encoding TIGR00282 family metallophosphoesterase produces MRLAFFGDVIGKSGRDGISDHLPGLKRDLKLDFVVVNAENAAGGFGITENTAGELFMAGADCLTLGNHSWDQREALTYIVREPRLIRPANYPRLMDAPGAGANLFETHSGRTVLVMNVLGRVHMDPMDDPFGAVERELAAAPLGAVADAVIVDMHAEVTSEKMAMGHFCDGRASLVVGTHTHVPTADCQILPGGTAYQTDAGGCCDYDSVIGNEKEEPLRRFTTRISGGRYMPASGPATVCGVFVETDDRTGLAVRVEPIRVGGRLSQTIPVV; encoded by the coding sequence ATGAGACTGGCATTTTTCGGCGACGTCATCGGCAAGTCCGGTCGTGACGGCATCAGCGATCATCTTCCGGGCCTGAAGCGGGACCTGAAGCTCGACTTCGTGGTCGTGAATGCGGAGAACGCCGCTGGCGGATTCGGCATCACCGAGAACACGGCGGGCGAGCTGTTCATGGCGGGCGCCGACTGCCTGACGCTGGGCAACCACAGCTGGGACCAGCGTGAGGCCCTGACCTATATCGTGCGCGAGCCGCGCCTGATCCGGCCGGCCAACTATCCGCGCCTGATGGATGCGCCGGGCGCCGGGGCCAATCTGTTCGAGACCCATTCGGGGCGCACCGTCCTGGTCATGAATGTGCTAGGCCGGGTGCACATGGACCCGATGGACGATCCGTTCGGGGCGGTGGAGCGCGAACTGGCCGCAGCGCCGCTGGGCGCGGTGGCGGACGCCGTGATCGTGGACATGCACGCCGAGGTCACGTCCGAGAAGATGGCCATGGGCCATTTCTGCGACGGGCGCGCCAGCTTGGTCGTCGGGACCCACACCCATGTGCCCACCGCCGACTGCCAGATCCTGCCGGGCGGCACGGCCTATCAGACCGATGCCGGGGGTTGCTGCGACTACGACAGTGTGATCGGCAACGAAAAGGAAGAGCCGCTTCGCCGCTTCACCACCCGGATTTCCGGCGGCCGCTACATGCCGGCCTCCGGCCCGGCGACGGTATGCGGGGTCTTCGTCGAGACGGACGACCGGACGGGTCTGGCCGTGCGGGTCGAGCCGATCCGGGTCGGCGGGCGGTTGTCTCAGACGATCCCGGTCGTCTGA